From the Silene latifolia isolate original U9 population unplaced genomic scaffold, ASM4854445v1 scaffold_73, whole genome shotgun sequence genome, the window GTCCACCATAGCCTGAAACATCCCAGGAGCCAATCTACCAGGGCTCATGGTAATACCCAGTTACCTAAATGGGAATTGCTCCTCAGAATAACCAGTAAGTGCCCCAATCTGGTACTTAACCTCCTGGCTGACCCCTCCATAGTAAATACTAGTCTTAGAAGGATTAGCATGTAAACCAGAAACTTTAGCAAACTCAGAGAGGCAagtagcaacaacaacaacagaagGTACATCCCCACTCATAAATAtcatgagatcatcagcaaaaaccaGATGATTTAATCTAAGTTTTGCACATTTAGGATGAAGAGAAACTTGGTGAAGAAGGGAAAGTCTTCTGAGTTGTCTGGAAAAAATTTCCATACTAAACACAAATATATAGGGAGAAATAGGATCCCCTTTCCTGACTCCAGATTTGCCAGGAAAGAAACCACAAATGCTACCATTTACCTTAATATAAAACCAAGTGGAGGCAATACAACCCATGATCCAAGTGACAAATTTTTGAGGGAAACCCAACCCTTGAAGCATATTTTGAATAAAGTCCCACTGAAGAGAGTCAAAAGCCTTCTTTATGTCAACTTTAATCAGGCACCTAGGAGAAATGAGGCTCTGATTGTAACCCTTGATTAAAGTCTGAGACATCATGATATTCTCAAAGATATTTATTTCGACCCTTAATAAAAGCTGTTTGTTCACTTCCCACTAAATCAGATAGCACAGACTGCAATCTATTGGCTATAATCTTGCTAATGGTCTTATAAACCACATAGCAACAAGCTATAGGCCGGAAATCCTGGACTGCAAGAGGCACTTCCTTCTTAGGAACAAGAGCTAGGAGAGTGGTATTAACCTTTCTCATCATTCTGCCCTTTCTGAAAAACTCCTCAACAACAACACATAATGTATCCCTAGCTGTGTCCCAATCTTTCTTGAAAAGCCAGATGAAAACCCATCCTGACAAGGGATCTTATTAGAAGAGATGCTGAACAAAGCGTTTCTGATCTCATCTCTTGTAACAGGTGCAATTAGCTCAACCCCAGCCTCATTAGAAACCCTAGGACTAGAGGAGAAAACTATGTCACTAATGGGGTCAACATCAAGTTTCCCCCCAGAAGACTAGTATAGTAATCCACAAAAGCAGAATTGACATTATCAATGCCATATATGGTAGTACCATCCTTGTCCCTAATAATTCCAATGGTACTATGGTGCCTCCTAAGTGCAAttttggagaaaaagaaactggaaGAACAGTCCCGTTTCCTAATATTATTCACCTTAGCCTTCTGAAATAAAATATCCACTTCTATCTTACTGAGTTTAGCATATTGAGCAGCAAGATTTTTCTCCTTAGCaatcaaaaaaggagaaaataagTAAGTTTGCAACTCATTTTGACAATCTTCCAACTGCCCTCTGAGTTCCTGAACCCTCTCAGTGATGTTAGAGAAATTCCTTTTATGCAATTGCTGCAAGGAGCTCTTCACACTTTTGAGTTTGAAAAACAGCTGATACATGGGAGTGCCATAACAAGGTGTATTCCAAGCACTTTGAATAAGACTCTGATAATCAGGATGATCTTGCCAAGCATTCAGGAAACTGAATCTCCTTTTAACAGGACTATCAGATGCCACAGACACCATCAAAGGGGAATGATCAGAAAGACCAGGAGGCAGACTGAGTGCATAAGATGCAGGAAATATGGCAAGCCAAGCAGGGTTTACCAGAACCCTATCTAATCTAGCCCAAGTTCTTGTGTCAGACCCCTGCTTATTAGACCAAGGGAATTCAGACCCCATGCTGTGCATGTCATCTAAATAACACTAAGCCAAACAAGCATTAAAAGCCAAGATATCTTGAGTTGTTGGAAGGTTGGGGCCCTCTCTTTCACACAAATTCCTAACAACATTGAAGTCTCCCATAACAACCCAAGCAGAGGTAGTTTTTGAGATCTCAATAAGCTTATCCCATAGAGCCACCCTTGCCTTAGGGTCATTCAAACCATACACACAAGTTACAGCTATAGCTTGATTAGTGGCCTTGAACCAAACATCACAATGGATAAGTTATTCATGGAGTATCACATTACTAATAGAAACAGTAGCAGGATTATAATAAAGCCAAATCCTACCCTGAGCTTTATTACTGATAATGCCATAATAAGGAAATTGAGACATTATTGATTTCTCTTTATGATCCTTGACATGTGTCTCCACCAAGCAAAGAATATCTAATTTATTCTTAGATAAAAACCTACTAACCTCTAACTGCTTAATACTTTCATTAAGCCCTCTAATGTTCCAGGCTGCAATCATCAGGAATTTCAGGGGGCTTTGGATCAATAGCAGCCACCAAATTCAGAGTATTATCATCCAGAGGCATCAAAACTTCCTCCTCAGCATCAACAACAGAATAATTATTTTGTAAAGTAACTACTGAAGAAGACTCATCAGCTGCAGATTGTCCAACACTGCCTCCAGAAGAAGAGCTTAGGTGCTTGGCCGTCTCAACTGGCTTTTTCCCCCTAGCTTTGGATGAACCTGCTTTACTATTGCTAGCACCACCAGTAGGAGTAGGCACCTTTTCAGGGGCAGCTGCAGCAGTAGAAGTAGGCACCTTAGCAGGGGCAGCTCCTGCAATGGCCTGAACAGGAGCCTTCTTCTGCCAAATAGGCTGAGCAACCACCTTATCCTTGTTTAGCTTGCAAAAATTTTCAGTATGACCAAGCGTACCATAGCAGTGACAATAGAATGGTTTCCACTCATAAACAATTTTCTACACTATCTGTCCATGATATGGAGTATTAATTATGACATGCTCAGAAGCCAAATCCGCCTCAGCCATTACTTTGGCAAAAGATAACCGTGCTTTACAGGTAGTACTGAAGTCAGCATATAAAGGTTGGCCTACCTTACTAACAAGCTTGCTTAAGATAACATCAGACCATAGTACATGATCCAACTCAGGAAAAAGAATCCAGATAGGAACAACAGACAGCTTATCCATTTCCATGGAGAAATTTGGAGTCCACTGCTTCAAGACCAGAGAACTACTAGCTAAAGACCAGGGACCTCCCTTCAAAACCTCATCCATGTCCTCAACACTAGTAAATCGAAAAGAAAACTATCCTCTCCGGAAATACTGTACTGTAGGAATTGAGACATGATTCCAACTCTTAGTGACATAAGCCTGCATTTGAGCCACAGTAGGACGAGCACCCAGAACATTACCCATTAAAGTATATTGCCAAATTCGCAATTCACCCTCCACATCATCCGCAGAAACATCAATCTCAGTTGCATCAGCACTATGTTTACAGTAATGAAGACTCATTCCAACTTTAGGCTTGAAAACCTTATTCCAACCCGTCCCCACTGCAGTAGTAGCAAGAACAGCAACAGGTATCTCAGAAGCACCAGTTTTAGAGCCAGTCCCCAAGCTAAGCTCCAGAGAGGGCTTTTCCGGGGGAGGAGCCACAAAAATTGGGCTCTATTTCCTTAACCAAAGCATCACCAGACTCACGAAGCGAACTAATAATCGAGTTATAGGTCTTAGGACGACTATGACTACGAACAGCAGA encodes:
- the LOC141640174 gene encoding uncharacterized protein LOC141640174; protein product: MGSEFPWSNKQGSDTRTWARLDRVLVNPAWLAIFPASYALSLPPGLSDHSPLMVSVASDSPVKRRFSFLNAWQDHPDYQSLIQSAWNTPCYGTPMYQLFFKLKSVKSSLQQLHKRNFSNITERVQELRGQLEDCQNELQTYLFSPFLIAKEKNLAAQYAKLSKIEVDILFQKAKVNNIRKRDCSSSFFFSKIALRRHHSTIGIIRDKDGTTIYGIDNVNSAFVDYYTRWVFIWLFKKDWDTARDTLCVVVEEFFRKGRMMRKVNTTLLALVPKKEVPLAVQDFRPIACCYVVYKTISKIIANRLQSVLSDLVGSEQTAFIKGRNKYL